A portion of the Bufo gargarizans isolate SCDJY-AF-19 chromosome 7, ASM1485885v1, whole genome shotgun sequence genome contains these proteins:
- the ARL8B gene encoding ADP-ribosylation factor-like protein 8B: MMSLLSRLLDWFRSLFWKEEMELTLVGLQHSGKTTFVNVIASGQFSEDMIPTVGFNMRKVTKGNVTIKIWDIGGQPRFRSMWERYCRGVNAIVYMVDAADSEKIEASRNELHNLLDKPQLQGIPVLILGNKRDLPSALDERQLIDKMHLAMIQDREICCYSISCKEKDNIDITLQWLIQHSKTRRS, from the exons ATGATGTCGCTCCTGTCTCGGCTGCTGGACTGGTTCCGCTCTCTCTTCTGGAAGGAGGAGATGGAGCTGACGCTGGTCGGGCTGCAGCACTCGGGGAAGACCACCTTTGTCAATGTCATAGCG TCGGGCCAGTTCAGCGAGGACATGATACCGACCGTCGGGTTCAACATGAGGAAAGTGACAAAAGGAAACGTCACCATCAAG ATCTGGGATATCGGGGGGCAGCCTCGATTTCGCAGCATGTGGGAGCGCTACTGTCGGGGCGTCAACGCCATTGT TTACATGGTGGACGCGGCCGACAGCGAGAAGATAGAAGCGTCTCGTAATGAACTGCACAACCTGCTGGATAAACCGCAGTTACAGGGTATACCG GTTCTGATTCTTGGGAATAAAAGAGACCTCCCGAGCGCGCTGGACGAGCGGCAGCTGATCGACAAAAT GCACCTGGCGATGATCCAGGACCGGGAAATCTGCTGCTATTCCATCTCCTGTAAAGAGAAGGATAACATAG ATATCACCCTGCAGTGGCTGATCCAGCACTCTAAGACGCGCCGTAGCTAA